One window of the Populus nigra chromosome 4, ddPopNigr1.1, whole genome shotgun sequence genome contains the following:
- the LOC133692220 gene encoding MADS-box protein JOINTLESS produces MAREKIKIKKIDNVTARQVTFSKRRRGLFKKAEELSVLCDAEVAVIIFSATGKLFEYSSSSMKDVLARYNLHSNNLDKINPPSLELQLENSNHMRLSKEVSEKSHQLRRMRGEDLHGLNIEELQQLEKALEVGLSRVLETKGERIMNEISTLERKGVQLLEENKQLKQKISTIYKGKRPALVDLDTAVQEEGMSSESTTNVCSCSSGPPVEDDSSDTSLKLGLAI; encoded by the exons ATGGCTAGAGAGAAGATCAAGATCAAGAAGATTGACAACGTGACTGCAAGACAAGTGACCTTCTCCAAGAGGAGGCGAGGGCTTTTCAAGAAAGCTGAAGAGCTTTCTGTTCTTTGTGATGCTGAGGTTGCTGTCATCATCTTCTCTGCTACCGGCAAGCTCTTTGAGTATTCCAGCTCCAG TATGAAGGATGTACTTGCAAGGTATAATCTGCACTCCAATAACCTCGACAAAATAAATCCGCCGTCTCTTGAGTTGCAG CTAGAAAACAGCAATCACATGCGATTGAGCAAGGAAGTTTCCGAGAAGAGTCATCAACTAAG GCGGATGAGAGGTGAAGATCTTCACGGACTAAATATAGAAGAATTGCAGCAATTGGAAAAGGCGCTTGAAGTAGGACTTAGCCGCGTGCTTGAAACCAAG gGAGAACGAATTATGAATGAGATATCTACCCTTGAAAGGAAG GGAGTACAGCTTTTGGAAGAGAATAAGCAACTAAAACAGAAG ATCTCAACCATTTACAAGGGAAAAAGACCCGCCCTTGTCGATTTAGACACAGCAGTTCAGGAAGAAGGGATGTCATCGGAGTCTACAACCAATGTTTGCAGCTGCAGCAGTGGCCCTCCTGTGGAGGATGATAGCTCCGATACCTCTCTCAAATTAGG GTTGGCCATCTGA